A region from the Vicia villosa cultivar HV-30 ecotype Madison, WI linkage group LG3, Vvil1.0, whole genome shotgun sequence genome encodes:
- the LOC131662522 gene encoding G-type lectin S-receptor-like serine/threonine-protein kinase At4g27290, with protein sequence MTILVTLLVITKLLLLFFFNFSSATDTITQSQPLSDGSTLVSKDGTFELGFFNPGTSTNRYVGIWYKNIPVRKVVWLANRDNPIKDSSSKLIISHDGNLVLLNQNQSSIWSTNTTSTSSSSSSKVPVVQLLDNGNLVLKNDGEENFLWQSFDYPSDTILAGMKAGWDKKKGLNRILVAWKNWEDPSSSDFTSAVVQSPSPESFIFKGTTKYFRTGPWTDRRSSGVIGLAENPLYDYEFVNNEDEVYYTFTLKNTSVVSILVLNQTSSVRQRLIWISETKSWNVYQNLPQDSCDVYNVCGDNGLCALNESPMCQCLDGFKPKSAQQWNAMDWRQGCVRNGNWSCGVKDRDGFKKIAAVKLPDTEHSWIDEKMTLKDCKAKCLENCSCSAYSSLDSSGAGIGCSIWFGELADLRISQTGQDLYVRIDVSDIGGKNGHTKTIVLAVSITVSVVLVVLLGFIYIYIKKAKYKENAIRSEEKDEDTHEDFELPIFDQATLLKATHNFSFNNKLGEGGFGPVYKGTLLDGRQIAVKRLSKSSGQGIKEFKNEVVLCAKLQHRNLVKVVGCCIEGEEKMLIYEYMSNKSLDSFLFDPSQSKLLDWSTRFNILFGIARGLLYLHQDSRLRIIHRDLKVSNILLDDDMNPKISDFGMARMCGGDQIEGITNRIVGTYGYMAPEYAIDGLFSIKSDVFSFGVLLLEIMSGKKNRALNYQEQDHNLIGYAWRLWKESTPLELIDDYLRDSCIESEALRCIQIGLLCLQYHPDDRPSMSSIVVMLSSVNTLPEPKEPGFLIKKFSVEGEPSSGRQTSSSVNEVTISLLDAR encoded by the exons ATGACCATTCTTGTTACCCTGCTTGTTATTACAAagctactattattatttttcttcaacttttctTCTGCAACCGATACCATTACACAATCCCAACCACTTTCCGATGGCAGCACCTTGGTTTCTAAGGATGGCACATTTGAATTGGGTTTCTTCAATCCCGGTACTTCCACAAACCGCTATGTTGGAATTTGGTACAAAAATATCCCCGTAAGAAAAGTTGTTTGGCTTGCAAACCGTGATAATCCAATCAAAGACAGTTCAAGCAAGCTGATCATAAGTCATGATGGAAACCTCGTACTTCTAAATCAGAATCAATCAAGTATATGGTCAACaaacacaacatcaacatcatcatcatcatcatcaaaggttcCGGTTGTGCAACTCTTGGACAATGGAAACCTAGTACTTAAAAATGACGGTGAGGAAAATTTTCTGTGGCAGAGCTTTGATTATCCTAGTGATACAATATTAGCAGGAATGAAAGCTGGATGGGACAAGAAAAAGGGTCTTAATAGGATTCTCGTTGCATGGAAAAACTGGGAAGATCCATCTTCAAGTGATTTTACTTCCGCTGTGGTACAATCTCCTAGTCCTGAAAGTTTTATTTTCAAAGGCACAACCAAATATTTCAGGACTGGACCATGGACTGATCGCCGATCTAGTGGCGTAATTGGATTGGCAGAGAATCCACTTTATGATTATGAGTTTGTCAACAATGAAGATGAGGTATATTATACGTTCACACTCAAAAATACTTCTGTGGTTTCTATACTTGTGTTGAACCAAACAAGTTCGGTTCGTCAACGCTTGATTTGGATTTCAGAAACCAAGTCATGGAATGTTTACCAAAACCTACCTCAGGATAGTTGCGATGTTTATAATGTTTGTGGAGATAATGGTTTGTGTGCGCTTAATGAGTCACCTATGTGTCAGTGTTTAGATGGGTTCAAGCCGAAATCGGCGCAGCAATGGAATGCAATGGATTGGAGACAAGGTTGTGTGCGTAATGGTAATTGGAGCTGTGGGGTGAAAGACAGAGATGGGTTTAAGAAAATTGCTGCGGTGAAACTGCCAGACACTGAACATTCTTGGATTGATGAGAAAATGACACTTAAGGATTGTAAAGCTAAATGTTTGGAAAATTGTTCGTGTAGTGCTTACTCGAGTTTAGACTCGAGTGGAGCTGGTATTGGTTGTTCTATTTGGTTTGGTGAACTTGCTGATCTTAGAATTTCACAAACTGGACAAGACTTATATGTACGAATCGATGTTTCTGATATTG GTGGTAAAAATGGACATACCAAAACCATAGTATTGGCGGTTTCAATTACAGTTTCAGTAGTTCTTGTGGTGTTATTGGGATTCATCTACATTTATATTAAAAAGGCAAAATATAAAG AGAATGCCATAAGATcagaagagaaagatgaagacACACATGAAGATTTTGAGCTTCCTATCTTTGATCAAGCTACACTACTCAAGGCAACACATAACTTCTCTTTTAATAACAAACTTGGCGAAGGTGGTTTTGGACCCGTATACAAG ggtACATTGCTCGATGGACGACAAATTGCTGTTAAAAGGCTTTCAAAGAGTTCTGGACAAGGAATAAAAGAGTTTAAAAATGAAGTTGTGTTATGTGCTAAACTTCAACACCGAAATCTTGTAAAAGTTGTTGGATGTTGTATCGAAGGAGAAGAGAAAATGTTGATCTATGAATACATGTCCAACAAAAGTCTTGATTCATTTCTCTTTG ATCCATCTCAAAGTAAGTTGTTAGATTGGTCCACGCGCTTTAACATTCTATTTGGAATTGCTCGAGGACTTCTTTATCTTCATCAAGATTCAAGATTAAGGATCATACACAGAGATTTGAAAGTGAGTAATATTTTATTAGACGATGATATGAATCCAAAAATTTCAGATTTTGGCATGGCTAGAATGTGTGGAGGTGATCAAATCGAAGGGATAACAAATAGAATAGTTGGCACATA CGGTTATATGGCACCTGAATATGCAATTGATGGATTATTCTCTATAAAATCAGATGTATTTAGCTTTGGTGTATTATTATTAGAAATTATGAGTGGAAAGAAAAATAGAGCACTTAACTACCAAGAGCAGGATCATAATCTTATTGGATAT GCATGGAGATTATGGAAAGAGAGCACTCCACTCGAATTGATCGATGATTATTTAAGGGATTCCTGTATTGAATCTGAAGCATTACGTTGCATTCAAATTGGTCTATTATGCCTGCAATATCATCCCGATGATAGACCCAGCATGTCATCCATCGTTGTCATGTTGAGTAGTGTAAATACTTTGCCTGAACCAAAGGAACCTGGTTTCTTGATTAAAAAATTTTCAGTTGAAGGAGAACCTTCTTCTGGAAGACAAACATCTTCTTCGGTAAATGAAGTAACCATCTCATTATTAGACGCTAGATAG